TTGCGCGGTAGAAGCTCTGCACGGTCAGCAACGGTGCGCACAACGGATGCGGCGCGGCGGCCACCGGCAGGTTTCCACCGGCACCGGCCAGCCACACCTGCGCGCCGCGTGCGGTGAACTCATCGACCACCGCACGGGTACCGGCGCCGGTTTCGTCCGGCTGGGCGAAGGCCAGCACCGGGAAGCCGCGGTCGACCAGCGCCATCGGGCCGTGCTTGACCTCGGCCGAGCTGTAGGCCTCGGCGTGCAGGCTGCAGGTTTCCTTGAACTTCAGCGCGGCTTCCTGCGCTGCCCCCAGGCCCAGGCCACGGCCGAGCACGAACAGGTTGGTGGCGTCGACCAGGCCCTCGGTCACCGCGCTCCAGTCGCACTGCCACGCTTCGCGCATGGCATCGGGCAGCAGGTCCAGCGCGTTGCGCAGGCTGCTGTCCTGCTTCCAGTACGCGGCCAGCTGCAGCAATGCGGCCAGCGAGGCCAGGTAGCTCTTGGTCGCGGCCACGCTCTTCTCGGCACCGGCATGCAGCGGAATGACCGTGTCGGCCAGCTGCGCCAGCGGCGAGTCTTCGACGTTGACCAGCGCGACCACGCGCGCGCCCGCCGCCTTGGCGGCCTCGGCGTTGCGCAGCAGGTCCGGGCTCTTGCCCGACTGCGAAATGACGATGAACAGCGCGCCACGCAACTGCAGCGGCGCGGCATAGACCGAGCCCACCGACGGCGACGCGGAGGCGACCACCAGGCCCAACTGGGTTTCCAGCAGGTACTTGCCGTAGGTGGCGGCATGGTCCGAGCTGCCGCGGGCGCAGGTGACCACGAACGGCGGCGGTGCTGCGCGCAGGCTGGCGGCCAGGGTTTCCATGGTGGCGTGGTTGCGCGAGAACTGGCGGGCAACCACGTCAGCCGCTTCAGCGGCCTCGGCGAACATCAGGGTGGCGGTGGGGTCTGACAGCGACATGGCAGGCTCAGGCAGGATCGGAAGGAAGGGGGCGTGCACCGGCGGGGCGCATCGGCGCGGTCGAACCGCGCACCACCAGTTGCGGCACGAAGCCCTGGTTGTGCAGCGGAGCCGGCGCATCGTCGTAGGCGTCGCTGCGCAGCTGTGCGATCAGCAGGCGGGCGGCGTGGCGGGCAATGTCTTCGGTGGCCTGCTTGGCGGTGGTCAGCGGTGGCCACGACTGGCGCGAGAACGGGCTGTCCTCGAAGCCGGCGATGGACAGGTCGTACGGCACGTTCATGCCGGCCGACTTGGCGGCGGCCAGCACGCCGGCAGCGATTTCGTCATTGGAGCCAAAGATGGCGGTGGGCGGCTCGCGCAGCGCCAGCAGGCGGCGCGCACCGCGGAAACCATCGTCGAAGGTGTAATCGCCCTGCACCACCAGGTGTTTGTCCACGGTCATGCCGTAGTCCTTCAGCGCGGCTTCGTAACCGGCGTAGCGTTCGCCCGACGAGCGGTGCGAGATGCCGCCCCAGAGGAAGCCGATGCGCTGGTGGCCGAGCTGGATCAGGTGCTCGGTGATCTCATAGGCAGCCTCGCGGTCGTCGACGAACACGCAGGCGCCGTCGGCCGGGTCTTCGGTAGCGGCGATGATGCGCACCAGCTTGATGCCGCGCGCGGTGAGCGCCTGGATCAGGTCGCGGCGCTCGGACATCGGCGCGGTCAGCACCAGCCCGGCCAGACGCGAACGCTGCACCCAGTCGGCCAGTTCATCGGCCAGCAGCGGCGAGCTGGAATCGCAGGGATGGATCTGCAGCCCGAAACCGGTCTCGCGGCAGGCGGCGAGCACGCCGTTCTGCACGCCGATGATGTGGTACGGGTTCGGGTTGTCGTAGACCAGCCCGATCACGAAGGTGGTGCCGCTGCGCAGGTTGCGCGCGGACGGATCGGGCTCGTAGTCAAGCTCGGCGATGGCACGCAGCACCCGCGCACGGGTGGCCTGCATCACCGACGGTTCGTTGTTGATCACCCGCGAGACCGTCTTCAGCGAGACCTTGGCCTTCTCCGCAACGTCCTTGATGGTCGCTCTGCGCATGGGTTTTCCCTGGGGTTGGCTGCCGTCCATCATCGCCGATCAGGCCTTGTCCTGCGGCAGGCCGGCGCGATGGCCGATCACCGAGTAGAACAGGATGTACAGGTAGCACGGCACCATCAGCAGCACGAACACCAGCTGGAAGTCGATGTGCTGCTTGAGCACCGCGAACAGCTGCGGGATGATCGCGCCGCCGGCGATGCCCATCACCAGCAGCGCCGAACCGGTTTCGGTGAAGCGGCCCAGGCCACGGATCGCCAGCGGGAAGATCGCCGGCCACATCATCGCGTTGGCAAAGCCCAGCAGGGCCACGAAGGCCACCGAGACGTAGCCGTGGGTGGCCCAGGCGCAGAGGCAGAACACCACGCCCAGCACCGCCGAGATGGTCAGGTAGCGCGACTGCGAGACCACCTTCGGGATCAGCAGCAGGCCGACCACGTAACCGACCAGCATCGCGCCCAGGGTGAGCGAGGTGAACATCTTGGTCTGGTCCAGCGGCAGGTCGAAGCCGTGGCCGTAGGTACCGATGGCATCACCGGCCATCACCTCCACGCCGACGTAGACGAACAGGCACAGCACGCCCAGCCACAGGTGCGGAAACTGGAAGATGCTGCGGCGCTCGGCGGCACCGGCCGCGGCCGGGGTGGCGTTGGCTTCGGACGACTTGATTTCCGGCAGTGGCGAGAACAGCACAGCAACCGCCAGCAGTACCAGCAGGCCGGCCATCGCCAGGTAGGGTGCATGGATCTTGGCGGCGAATTCGTTCAGCAGCTGTGCCTTGGTCGCCTCATCGGCCGCGGCCACGCTGGCCGAGAGATCGCCGATGCCGTGCAGCACCACGGTACCGATCAGCACCGGCGCGAGCATGCCCGCGATCTTGTTGCAGATGCCCATCAGCGCGATGCGGCGCGCCGCCGTTTCGATCGGGCCAAGGATGGAGATGTACGGGTTGATCGCGGTCTGCAGCAGGGCCAGGCCGCTGCCGATCACGAACAGACCGCCGAGCGCGCCGGGGTACCAGCGCTGGGTGGCGAATTCGCCGAACAGTGCGGCGCCGCCGGCCATCACCAGCAGGCTCAGGCTCAGGCCCTTCTTCATGCCAGTGCGGCGCAGGATCCACGACGCAGGCAGCGCAAGGAAGAAGTAGGACAGGTAGAACACCATCAGCACCAGGAAGGCGCCGACCTCGCTGAGTTCGAAGGCGAGCTTGACGAAGGTGATCAGCGGGCCGTTGAGCCAGGTGAAGAAGCCGATCAGGAAGAACAGCACGCCGACGATGGCGATGGAGGTGGCCACGTTCGGGCGCACGCTTGCAGCGGAGACGGCGGACATCGGGAAGGGCTCCTGCGGCGACGGCCGCAGAACGCGGCGTCGGAGAGTGGCTGGGAACAACGTTGTCACATTCTTTCGATGGACAGCCGCGGTTTGTCAACTTGATTGCACAGGCGCGATGCGGCCGTGCTGCACTGCGCAACAGCACCGTCGCGATCTGGCCTGAATGCGCTCTGCCCCTAGAAGCCCATGGCGCAACGGCTTGCGGGTTAAAGCAGGGCCAAGACCATGTAAACGTTTACGGTGTCTCTCGTTCGTTGCGGCGCAGCAACGAAAGTGTCACGAACTCGTTGACATCGTTGTCAACGCAGTTACAGACTCCGCCCCATCGACGGGCCTTTCGTGGGTCCGCTTCCCACCTGCAGCAGGAGCCCGCGTGACCGCTAGCCATCCCGCCCCGGCCCATGTCCTGTCCCGCGTCGCGCCCTCGTTCCTGGCCGCCGACGTCGGCGGCACCCATGTGCGCGTGGCAAGGGCACAGGCCAGCGGCGACGAGGCCCACCCGGTGCAGCTGCTGGAATACCGCAAGTACCGCAATGCGGACTACGCCGGCCTGAGTGCGATCCTCACCGACTTCCTCGGTGACAGCGCGCGGCCCAGCCAGTGCGTGGTCGCCACCGCCGGCTTCGCGCGCGAGGACGGTACGGTGATCACCGCCAACCTGCCGTGGCCGCTGTCGGCCCGGCAGGTGGAAGCCGAGGTCGGCCTGCAGCACGTGCACATCGTCAACGACTTCGAAGCGGTGGCCTATGCCGCGGCGCAGGTTGACGCCAGCGGCGTGCTCCACCTGTGTGGCCCCGGCACAGCGCCACGCGGCCCGACCTTGGTAGTCGGCCCCGGTACCGGCCTGGGCGCCGCGCTGTGGATCCCCACCGCGCACGGCCCGGTGGTCCTGCCCACCGAAGCCGGCCAGCCGACGCTGGCCGCAAGCACCGAACTGGAAATGGCCATCGTCCGCCACATGCAGCGCGACCGCGCGCACGTGTCGATCGAACATGCGCTGTCCGGCCCTGGCTTGATGAACCTGTACCACGCCATCTGCGCCCTGCAGGGGCAGACCCCGGTGCTGGCCAGCCCGGATGCGGTGACCGCCGCAGCGATGGCCGGCACCGATGCCCTCGCCCGCCAGGCGCTGGATGTGTTCTGCGGCCTGCTCGGCAGCACCATCGGCGACATGGCGCTGTTCTATGGCGCGCAGGGCGGTGTGTACCTGGCCGGCGGCATCCTGCCGCAGATCCGCGAATACCTGCATGCCAGCACCTTCGTCGAACGCTACCTGCAGAAGGGGCCGATGGGCGAAGCGCTGGCACGCATCCCGGTGAAGGTGGTCGAGCACGGGCAGCTGGGCGTCATCGGCGCCGCCAGCTGGTTCCTGCTCCAGCCCAACGCCTGAACCGCATTACGCAGCAAGCAGTACGCAGCACCGCAGTACGCACGACGCACTGGAATCGCACCATCGCGCCCGGCAGCCCCTGCTGGCGCCAGGCATGACCGCCATTCGTTCGCCGCCGACAACGCACATCAGTGATGAGGAGAGACATCATGAACACCCGCAAGACTCTGCTTTCGGCAGCCATCGTCGGCTGCCTCGCCTTCTCGGCGCACGCCCAGCAGGCTACCCCGCAGGACCTGGACACCGTGCAGGTGGTGGGCATCCGCGCCAGTCTGGAAAAATCGCTGGACACCAAGCGCAACAACGTCGGCGTGTCCGAAGCGATCACCGCCGAGGACATCGGCAAGTTCCCGAGCACCAACGTTGCTGAAGCGCTGTCGCAGATCCCGGGCGTGACCCTGGACCGCCGCTTCGGTCAGGGCGAGCGCGTCAGCATCGACGGCACCGACCCCAGCCTCAACCTGTCCTTCCTGGACAACCACCCGGTGGCGCAGGCCATCTGGCTGTACGGCGAACAGCCCAACCGCGGCTTCGACTACACACTGCTGGCCCCGCAGATCCTGGGCCGGGCGGAGATCATCAAGTCGTCCGAAGCGCGACTGACCGAAGGCAGCCTCGGCGGCACCGTGCTGATGCACACCCGCCAGCCGCTGGACCTGAAGCAGAACGAAGTGGCCGCCTCGGTGGGCTACAGCTACAGCCAGCAGGCCAGCGAAGGCAAGCCAAACGCGGCCATGCTGTACAGCTGGAAGAACAACGACGAGACCTTCGGCGTGGCCGTCTCGGCCCAGCACTACGAAGAAGCCGTCGACCGCCAGGGCAAGGAAGTGTTCGGCTACACCAAGGCCAGCACCTTCCCCAATGCCACCGGCGTGGCTGCCGACGTGGACGTGCCGAACTCGTTCAACGCCGCTTGGTTCCAGCAGGAACGCAAGCGCGACAGCGCCGTGGTCAACCTGCAGTTCAAGCCGACCGATGAGCTCGAGTTCAACCTGAGCGGCATGTACATCAAGGAAAAGTTCGACAACTACAACCAGTCGCTCTATTCCTTCCTGACCTGGAACCCGGGCACCGTCAACGCCGTCAACCAGCTCGGCAATGTGCGCAACGGTGTGGCCACCAGCGGCCATTCCAACGCCAGCGCCATCGCCAACAGCGGCACGCTGATCTATGACAACAACGTGCGCCTGTCCGAAGTGGTCACCAAGGGCGTGGACCTGCGTGGCGCCTGGAAGGGCGAAAGCTGGGGCGTGACCGGTCAGGCCGGCCAGAGCAAGTCCGACAACAAGAACCTGGCCCAGTACTTCATCGAGCCGTTCTACAACGGCGGCTACAGCTGGAACATGGACAAGGGCATCACCTTCGATGACCCGGCAGGCGCCCGCGACCCGGCCAACTGGGGTTCGGCCGGCGGCTGGTTCGGCAACAACGGCGTGTTCTCCACCGAGAGCAAGGACACCTACGCCCAGCTCGACTTCAACGTCCAGTTCGACAGCATCTTCAACCAGCTGCAGTTCGGCGTGCGCCACGGCAAGCACGATGAAGCCTTCACCCTCAACGTGTACGGCGGCGTCACCCCGGGCACCCTGGCAGACGTCGGCACCATCGGCCTGACCGACATCCAGGGCTTCACCAACGACCAGGGCCACCACGTTCAGGCCGGCCGCAACAACGTGCTGAACTGGGTGCGCAACAGCCCGATCGACTACAGCAACCCCGATCCGGCCAGCTACCTCAACAACAGCTGGGCGTTGACCCAGACCAACAACGCGGCCTACGCGCAGTTGAACTTCTCCAACGGCCCGCTGCGCGGCAACCTGGGCATGCGCTACGTCGATTCCAAGACCGAAGGCAGCGGCTTCGTCTACGGCGGCACGCCGACCCTGACCGATCTGGACAGCAAGTGGCAGACCCGCACCAAGAAGGAAGACTTCGTGCTGCCGTCGTTGAACGTCGCGTGGGACACCGACAACGACTGGGTGTTCCGCTTCGCCGCGGCCAAGGTGATCGCCTGGGCGCCGTACAACCAGATGGTCAACAACACCTTCCTCAACGACACCACTCTGACCGGTTCGGGCGGCAACGCCGATCTGTCGCCGTATGAGTCGTGGAACTTCAATGCCTCGGCCGAGTACTACTACGCGCCGCAGGCCGTCGTGGCCTGGTCGGTGTTCTACAAGAAGATCGACAACTACATCGATACCTCGGCCACCATCGAGCGTCAGTACAACTCGATCCGCGATACCTCGCCGGCCACCTGGGCGAACCTCGTCGGTACCAACGGCTGCACCGCCGACGGCTACTGCGACTACAGCATCCAGCGCCCGCGCAACGCCGGCAGCGGCCACGTCAAGGGCTTCAACATCAGCTTCCAGCAGCCCTTCGGCGAAAGCGGATTCGGCCTGACCGCCAACTACACCTACGCCAATGGCGAAAACAACACCGGCGATCCGCTGCCGTACCAGTCGCGTAATGCCATCGCCTTCAGCCCGTACTACGAGAAGGGCCCGATCAACGCGCGCCTGACCTACAACTGGCGTGACAGCTACCTGGCCGGCGGCTACGTGGCCGGTGCTGCCCCGTCCAGCGTGGACGACTACGCGGAACTGGGGGCCAGCTTCGGCTACACCTTCAACGACAACTGGTCGCTGACGGTGGACGCGCAGAACCTGCTGGACGAGACCTACTTCCAGTACCTGGGCGACAAGGAACACCTGGCTGGCAAGTACAAGAGCGGCCGCCGCTACATGGCCACCCTGCACTTCAAGTTCTAAGACTGCACCCAGCTGCACATCGCGACGGGCCCGGATTTCCGGGCCCGTCGTACGATGGGAGATCGGAATCGCCGCCTGCGCGGCGGCCACGCGCGGCACAGCGAGCCGCCCACCACAGGAGTGAGATGATGCGACCCTTCCCCCTTGCCAGTATGCTGCTGGGCTTGGCGATGCTTCCCGCCGCCGGCCGCGCCGCAGAGGCCTCGGCACTGGATGCCCGCCCCGGCCCACAACTGCGCGCCGGCAGCCTGATGCTGATTCCCGCCCCGGCCACCGTGCAACGCAGCCAGGGCAGCGGTATCACCGTTCGCGCCGATACCGTGCTGCAGGCCGAAGGCGAAGCCGCGCAACGCGTCGCCGCCCAGTTCGCCGACCTGCTGGCCCGCAGCGGCGGCCCGCGCCTTGCGCCGGCCAAGGGCACGGCGGCAGCCAAGTCGGGCAGCATCCGCTTCGAGATCGTGCCCACCTTCCGCGACAGCGGCGAAAGCTACACGCTGGAAAGCACCGCGCAGGGCGTGGTGATCCAGGCCGGCAACGAAACCGGTCTTTTCTATGGCGCGACTACCCTCGCCCAGCTCGCCACCGGCGGCAGCAGCGGGGTGCTGCCCGCCGTGCAGATCCAGGACGCGCCGCGTTTCAGCTGGCGCGGCTTCATGCTCGATTCCGCCCGGCACTTCCAGAGCCTGGACGAGATCAAGCGCGTGCTCGACGCGATGGCCGCGCACAAGCTCAACACCTTCCACTGGCACCTGACCGATGACCAGGGCTGGCGCATGGAGATCAAGCGCTACCCGAAGCTGACCGACGTGGGCAGCTGCCGGCTGCCCGCCGGCGATGGCGGCATCGATCCGGCCAGCGGTCAGGAACATCCGTACTGCGGCTTCTACACGCAGGACCAGATCCGCGAGGTGATCACCCATGCGGCCAAGCTGCATATCCAGGTGATCCCGGAAATCGATGTGCCCGGCCATGCCACCGCGGCGATCGCCGCGTATCCGGAACTGGGCTCGATCAATACCCCGCTGAAGCCGATCAGCGAATGGGGCGTGTTCCCGAACCTGTTCAACACCGAAGACAGCACCGTCACCTTCCTCGAGAACGTGCTGGAAGAAGTAATCGCGCTGTTCCCGGCGAAGTACGTGCACGTGGGTGGCGACGAGGCAGTGAAAGACCAGTGGAAAGCCTCCAGGCAGGTGCAGCAGCGCATGCGTGCGCTGGGCATCAAGGATGAGATGGCCATGCAGAGCCACATCATCAAGCGACTGGAGAACTTCCTGGAGGAGCACGACCGGCGCCTGATCGGCTGGGATGAAATCCTCGAAGGCGGCCTGCCGCCGCAGGCCACGGTGATGTCGTGGCAGGGTACCGAAGGCGGCCTGGCCGCCGCCAGCGCCGGCCATGACGTGGTCATGTCGCCGGTCGGATACCTCTATCTGGATTACCTGCAGACGGCCTCGCCGAACGAGCCGCCGGGCCGCCCGACCCAGGTCAACCTCGGCAAGCTGTACAACTTCGAACCGGTGCCGGCCGAGCTGGCCGCCGACAGGCGCGGGCACATCCTCGGCCTGCAGGCCAACATGTTCACCGAGCACACGCGCACCTACGCACGCCTGCAGCACAACCTGTTCCCGCGCCTGGCCGCCGTGGCCGAGACCGGCTGGAGTACACCGGAGCATCGCGACTTCCGCGATTTCCTCGCGCGCCTGCCTTCCCAGCTGCAGCGCTACCGTGCCTGGGGCCTCGCCTATGCGCAGACCCCGTTCGAAGTGGGCGTGGACTACACCGACAACCGCGCTGCCAATACGGTGACCGTGTCGCTGGCCAATCCGCTGGGCTATGAGGTGCGCTACAGCACCGACGGCCAGCCGGTGAGCGCGCAGTCGCCGTTGTACCAGCAGCCGCTGACCGCACCGCTGCCCGCCACCGTGCAGGCAGCGGCGTTCTACCAGGGACAGATGCTGGCGGCGAAGCCGACGGTGGCGGCATTCACCGCGCAGTCGCTGCTCAGCCGTCGCAGCGATGAGCTGCTCAGCTGCGTGGGCACGAAGGGCCTGGTATTGCGCCTGGAAGACGATGGCCCGCGCGAGGGTACCCGTGCAGTGTTCAACGTGGATATCTTCCAGCCGTGCTGGCGTTGGCCGCAGGCGCAGCTGGACGGCATCGGCAGCGTGCAGGTACGTGCCGGTCGCATTCCGTACTACTTCCAGCTGGCCCACGACGAACCCAAACGTCGCTTCGAGAAGGCCAGGCGTGCGCATGGCGAGATGCTGGTGCGTCGCGGCGACTGCAGCGGCAAGGTGCTGGCTGAAGTACCGCTGCCGGCCAAGCCGGATGCCGATGGCTTCGTGACCCTGCGTGCAACGCTGCCGAAGGGCCCCCAGGGCAATGCGGACCTGTGCATCAACTTCACCGGCGACACGCGTCCGGCGATGTGGGTGCTGGATGAGGTGACGCTGGGGAAGTGACGGAGGTTGCGCTCTCGGGGCATCCACGCATGGCGTGGATCTACTGTAGAGCCGAGCCCACGCTCGGCTGCCTTTCAGGAGGGAGCCGAGCACGGGCTCGGCTCTACAGGAACCTCAGCCGCGCCAGCGCAGCAGCAGGTCGCGCAGCGGGGTCAGGGTCGTCGCCATGCCGGCCAGCACACCGATCGTGTTGGCGATGGCATCCATCGGGTCGGCAGTGCGGTTGCTGGTCAGCGCACCCTGCGCGAACTCGATGCCGATCCCCATCAGCACCAGGCCCACGGCTACGCACAGCAGCGGGCGGCCCCGACGGAACAGCTGCACCGCGCTGCCGGCCAGGATGAAGTAGGCGAGGAAGTGCTCGCCCTTGTCGCTGTTTTCCGGCAGCGGAATCGGCGGCGGTGGGATCAGGCAGACCACGACCACCAGCAGTACCGCCAGCATCCACAGCACGGTCCACAACCGCGGCCGCCGCAGCGGCTTGATCACCGGCAACGCACTGCTCACAGGCGCCAGCTCAGGTCACCCAGTTCGAAGGCTGGCTCGAAGTCGACGCCACGTTGCAGGCCGATGGCCTGGAAGCGCTCGCCCATTTCCGTAGGCAGGGTCAGTTTCTTCACCTGGTCGCGCAGCTGGATGCGGCCGACTTCATCGGTGCGTTCCTCAGCCAGCAGCAGCACCTGGTCCAGACCATTGCCGAGCAGGAAACTGGCCTGGCTGCAGTAACCGGCCAGCTCGAAGCCCCCGTGCATGCCTGCTTCGGCCATCGCGGTGAAATCCACTGAGGCGGTGATGTCCTGCAGGCCCGGCCAGCGATACACATCGTTGTGCACGTGGTGGCGGTAGAACGCGCGCACCGTGCCATCGTCGCGGTCATGCTGGTAGAACTCGCCACGGTTGTAGCCATAGTCGACGAACAGCATCGCGCCACGCTGCAGGCCGCCGGCCACCGCCTGCAGCCAGTACGGCAGCTGCGGCAGCACTTCGGAACGGTAGCCTTCGGCAAAGGGCTTTTCCAGGTAGCGCTCGATGTGACGCACCGCGCCGTTGAGCAGGATATCGGCCGGCTGCGCGCCGCGGATGAAATTGCCGTCGCCATCCAGTTCAACGGTTTCCTCGTAGACCTCGCCATCGCGGATCAGGAAGCGCGGGGTCGGCAGCGCGTCGATCACCTCGTTGGCGAACACCACGCCTTCCCAGTCCTCTTCGAACGGGCGGTCGACCCAGTCCAGGCGCGCGGCCAGCTCGGCCGGAAGGTTCTGCCGCAGGCGCTGCTGCTGGCGCTCGCGCAGGTCGGCGCTGGGTTCGAGGATGGCATAGCGCGACGGCACAGCGTCCA
This genomic interval from Stenotrophomonas sp. 57 contains the following:
- a CDS encoding LacI family DNA-binding transcriptional regulator; this encodes MRRATIKDVAEKAKVSLKTVSRVINNEPSVMQATRARVLRAIAELDYEPDPSARNLRSGTTFVIGLVYDNPNPYHIIGVQNGVLAACRETGFGLQIHPCDSSSPLLADELADWVQRSRLAGLVLTAPMSERRDLIQALTARGIKLVRIIAATEDPADGACVFVDDREAAYEITEHLIQLGHQRIGFLWGGISHRSSGERYAGYEAALKDYGMTVDKHLVVQGDYTFDDGFRGARRLLALREPPTAIFGSNDEIAAGVLAAAKSAGMNVPYDLSIAGFEDSPFSRQSWPPLTTAKQATEDIARHAARLLIAQLRSDAYDDAPAPLHNQGFVPQLVVRGSTAPMRPAGARPLPSDPA
- a CDS encoding TonB-dependent receptor — encoded protein: MNTRKTLLSAAIVGCLAFSAHAQQATPQDLDTVQVVGIRASLEKSLDTKRNNVGVSEAITAEDIGKFPSTNVAEALSQIPGVTLDRRFGQGERVSIDGTDPSLNLSFLDNHPVAQAIWLYGEQPNRGFDYTLLAPQILGRAEIIKSSEARLTEGSLGGTVLMHTRQPLDLKQNEVAASVGYSYSQQASEGKPNAAMLYSWKNNDETFGVAVSAQHYEEAVDRQGKEVFGYTKASTFPNATGVAADVDVPNSFNAAWFQQERKRDSAVVNLQFKPTDELEFNLSGMYIKEKFDNYNQSLYSFLTWNPGTVNAVNQLGNVRNGVATSGHSNASAIANSGTLIYDNNVRLSEVVTKGVDLRGAWKGESWGVTGQAGQSKSDNKNLAQYFIEPFYNGGYSWNMDKGITFDDPAGARDPANWGSAGGWFGNNGVFSTESKDTYAQLDFNVQFDSIFNQLQFGVRHGKHDEAFTLNVYGGVTPGTLADVGTIGLTDIQGFTNDQGHHVQAGRNNVLNWVRNSPIDYSNPDPASYLNNSWALTQTNNAAYAQLNFSNGPLRGNLGMRYVDSKTEGSGFVYGGTPTLTDLDSKWQTRTKKEDFVLPSLNVAWDTDNDWVFRFAAAKVIAWAPYNQMVNNTFLNDTTLTGSGGNADLSPYESWNFNASAEYYYAPQAVVAWSVFYKKIDNYIDTSATIERQYNSIRDTSPATWANLVGTNGCTADGYCDYSIQRPRNAGSGHVKGFNISFQQPFGESGFGLTANYTYANGENNTGDPLPYQSRNAIAFSPYYEKGPINARLTYNWRDSYLAGGYVAGAAPSSVDDYAELGASFGYTFNDNWSLTVDAQNLLDETYFQYLGDKEHLAGKYKSGRRYMATLHFKF
- a CDS encoding SIS domain-containing protein, which encodes MSLSDPTATLMFAEAAEAADVVARQFSRNHATMETLAASLRAAPPPFVVTCARGSSDHAATYGKYLLETQLGLVVASASPSVGSVYAAPLQLRGALFIVISQSGKSPDLLRNAEAAKAAGARVVALVNVEDSPLAQLADTVIPLHAGAEKSVAATKSYLASLAALLQLAAYWKQDSSLRNALDLLPDAMREAWQCDWSAVTEGLVDATNLFVLGRGLGLGAAQEAALKFKETCSLHAEAYSSAEVKHGPMALVDRGFPVLAFAQPDETGAGTRAVVDEFTARGAQVWLAGAGGNLPVAAAPHPLCAPLLTVQSFYRAINTLALRRGFNPDLPPHLNKVTETV
- a CDS encoding VanZ family protein is translated as MSSALPVIKPLRRPRLWTVLWMLAVLLVVVVCLIPPPPIPLPENSDKGEHFLAYFILAGSAVQLFRRGRPLLCVAVGLVLMGIGIEFAQGALTSNRTADPMDAIANTIGVLAGMATTLTPLRDLLLRWRG
- a CDS encoding family 20 glycosylhydrolase, which encodes MMRPFPLASMLLGLAMLPAAGRAAEASALDARPGPQLRAGSLMLIPAPATVQRSQGSGITVRADTVLQAEGEAAQRVAAQFADLLARSGGPRLAPAKGTAAAKSGSIRFEIVPTFRDSGESYTLESTAQGVVIQAGNETGLFYGATTLAQLATGGSSGVLPAVQIQDAPRFSWRGFMLDSARHFQSLDEIKRVLDAMAAHKLNTFHWHLTDDQGWRMEIKRYPKLTDVGSCRLPAGDGGIDPASGQEHPYCGFYTQDQIREVITHAAKLHIQVIPEIDVPGHATAAIAAYPELGSINTPLKPISEWGVFPNLFNTEDSTVTFLENVLEEVIALFPAKYVHVGGDEAVKDQWKASRQVQQRMRALGIKDEMAMQSHIIKRLENFLEEHDRRLIGWDEILEGGLPPQATVMSWQGTEGGLAAASAGHDVVMSPVGYLYLDYLQTASPNEPPGRPTQVNLGKLYNFEPVPAELAADRRGHILGLQANMFTEHTRTYARLQHNLFPRLAAVAETGWSTPEHRDFRDFLARLPSQLQRYRAWGLAYAQTPFEVGVDYTDNRAANTVTVSLANPLGYEVRYSTDGQPVSAQSPLYQQPLTAPLPATVQAAAFYQGQMLAAKPTVAAFTAQSLLSRRSDELLSCVGTKGLVLRLEDDGPREGTRAVFNVDIFQPCWRWPQAQLDGIGSVQVRAGRIPYYFQLAHDEPKRRFEKARRAHGEMLVRRGDCSGKVLAEVPLPAKPDADGFVTLRATLPKGPQGNADLCINFTGDTRPAMWVLDEVTLGK
- a CDS encoding SAM-dependent methyltransferase — protein: MQPTFPQPEADALAHSDQLAAALRAEILAQGGAMPFSRFMELCLYTPGWGYYSAGASKFGGGGDFTTAPELGSLFAGSVANALAPVFGQLGAQSRMLELGGGTGAFAEAVLLRLAELDAVPSRYAILEPSADLRERQQQRLRQNLPAELAARLDWVDRPFEEDWEGVVFANEVIDALPTPRFLIRDGEVYEETVELDGDGNFIRGAQPADILLNGAVRHIERYLEKPFAEGYRSEVLPQLPYWLQAVAGGLQRGAMLFVDYGYNRGEFYQHDRDDGTVRAFYRHHVHNDVYRWPGLQDITASVDFTAMAEAGMHGGFELAGYCSQASFLLGNGLDQVLLLAEERTDEVGRIQLRDQVKKLTLPTEMGERFQAIGLQRGVDFEPAFELGDLSWRL
- a CDS encoding sugar MFS transporter, with translation MSAVSAASVRPNVATSIAIVGVLFFLIGFFTWLNGPLITFVKLAFELSEVGAFLVLMVFYLSYFFLALPASWILRRTGMKKGLSLSLLVMAGGAALFGEFATQRWYPGALGGLFVIGSGLALLQTAINPYISILGPIETAARRIALMGICNKIAGMLAPVLIGTVVLHGIGDLSASVAAADEATKAQLLNEFAAKIHAPYLAMAGLLVLLAVAVLFSPLPEIKSSEANATPAAAGAAERRSIFQFPHLWLGVLCLFVYVGVEVMAGDAIGTYGHGFDLPLDQTKMFTSLTLGAMLVGYVVGLLLIPKVVSQSRYLTISAVLGVVFCLCAWATHGYVSVAFVALLGFANAMMWPAIFPLAIRGLGRFTETGSALLVMGIAGGAIIPQLFAVLKQHIDFQLVFVLLMVPCYLYILFYSVIGHRAGLPQDKA
- a CDS encoding glucokinase family protein, whose product is MTASHPAPAHVLSRVAPSFLAADVGGTHVRVARAQASGDEAHPVQLLEYRKYRNADYAGLSAILTDFLGDSARPSQCVVATAGFAREDGTVITANLPWPLSARQVEAEVGLQHVHIVNDFEAVAYAAAQVDASGVLHLCGPGTAPRGPTLVVGPGTGLGAALWIPTAHGPVVLPTEAGQPTLAASTELEMAIVRHMQRDRAHVSIEHALSGPGLMNLYHAICALQGQTPVLASPDAVTAAAMAGTDALARQALDVFCGLLGSTIGDMALFYGAQGGVYLAGGILPQIREYLHASTFVERYLQKGPMGEALARIPVKVVEHGQLGVIGAASWFLLQPNA